One Fundulus heteroclitus isolate FHET01 chromosome 11, MU-UCD_Fhet_4.1, whole genome shotgun sequence DNA segment encodes these proteins:
- the rnft1 gene encoding E3 ubiquitin-protein ligase RNFT1 produces the protein MKLRLQNDRSESRRAVKLRESPAVMQPNPGDRAVPAGNGLSLDLQAELLVGAPVTAAAAASSTDSGEVRVSMSGASGDPNGGASSKRSRVNSHSHTHSHSHSHGRAQLHSTSEAEPPPSDADAGEAGASLTELRCLFRWVQKSLPFLVILCAKLVIQHALGLAVGVGLLTTFLYVNKNIQTQVFLQDRHSKLQCIWLLVFLVSSALLLYYTFLSETLYHSLIFFSPTIESLGFWEILWAVGITNFIIKFLFMGIKCLILLVPSSLVTYRTQGRWLMVTEELGQVHQAIAPVPLWFRYLVTYQESDGAPGLTLGVLLALCYLMLKLLGLYNQRMTLLKTVRLFLAGEHTGSAATRAQCSEAGDVCPICQGEYRVPRVLICQHVFCDECIALWFNREKSCPLCRTVITDKVYKWRDGATSPHLQIY, from the exons ATGAAACTCCGGCTTCAGAATGACAG GAGTGAGTCTCGAAGAGCCGTGAAACTGAGGGAGTCTCCTGCTGTGATGCAGCCTAACCCAGGTGACCGGGCTGTTCCTGCAGGGAATGGTCTGTCCTTGGATCTGCAAGCAGAGCTGCTGGTCGGGGCTCCGGTCActgccgccgccgctgcttCCAGCACTGACAGCGGGGAGGTGAGGGTATCCATGAGTGGGGCCTCTGGAGACCCCAATGGAGGCGCGTCGTCCAAGAGGTCGAGGGTCAACTCTCACTCGCACACCCACTCTCACTCCCACTCCCACGGCCGGGCACAGCTCCACTCCACTTCAGAGGCCGAGCCGCCGCCGTCTGACGCGGATGCCGGGGAGGCCGGCGCCTCCCTGACCGAGCTTCGCTGCTTGTTCCGATGGGTCCAGAAGAGTCTTCCCTTCCTGGTTATCCTGTGCGCTAAGCTGGTCATCCAGCATGCTCTGG GTTTAGCGGTTGGTGTGGGCCTCCTGACAACTTTTctatatgtgaataaaaacatccaaactCAAGTCTTTCTGCAG GATCGTCACTCGAAGCTGCAGTGCATATGGCTGCTAGTCTTCCTCGTCTCCTCCGCCCTCCTGCTGTACTACACATTTCTCTCAGAGACACTTTACCACTC ACTCATCTTCTTCAGCCCGACCATTGAGTCTCTGGGTTTCTGGGAGATTCTTTGGGCAGTCGGCATCACAAACTTCATAATAAAGTTCCTTTTTATGGGAATAAAGTGCCTTATCCTGCTGGTGCCCTCCTCGCTGGTGACCTACAGAACCCAG GGTCGGTGGCTGATGGTGACAGAGGAGCTGGGTCAAGTCCACCAAGCTATAGCACCTGTTCCACTGTGGTTCCGTTACCTGGTTACCTACCAGGAGTCCGATGGGGCCCCCGGGCTCACCCTCGGGGTCCTGTTGGCTTTATGCTACCTCATGCTGAAG CTCTTAGGATTGTACAACCAGCGGATGACTTTGCTGAAAACTGTGAGGCTATTTCTAGCGGGCGAG CATACGGGCTCGGCAGCAACGAGAGCTCAGTGCAGCGAGGCTGGAGACGTATGTCCCATCTGCCAGGGAGAGTACAGAGTGCCTCGGGTGCTAATCTGCCAG CACGTATTCTGTGACGAGTGCATCGCCCTGTGGTTTAACCGGGAGAAGAGCTGCCCCCTCTGCCGCACAGTCATCACAGACAAGGTGTACAAATGGAGGGATGGAGCGACATCTCCACACCTGCAGATCTACTGA
- the LOC118564603 gene encoding uncharacterized protein LOC118564603, with translation MVRENNLIRLREIRDKVIDDNVKFEGIDDVSLATIDRVLRRQKMRMKQVYRVPFERNSARHKDLRYEYVQRILQLDAMARPHEYLFLDEAGFNLHKRRQRGRNIIGQRAITEVPGQRGGNITLCAAMGLEGLVHRQAVLGSYNTQRLLIFLEELKDILLDRQQHHPGPEHPIYVIIWDNRSSSHRGDGRFMTDNHTLEKTS, from the exons ATGGTTCGTGAGAACAACCTCATCAGACTCCGGGAGATCAGAGACAAAGTCATTGACGATAATGTGAAGTTTGAGGgcattgatgatgtcagctTGGCCACAATAGACCGAGTTCTCCGGCGCCAAAAGATGCGGATGAAACAAGTCTATAGGGTTCCCTTTGAGCGAAACTCTGCACGACACAAAGACCTACGTTACGAGTATGTGCAA AGGATATTACAGTTGGACGCGATGGCCAGACCTCATGAGTACCTCTTCCTGGATGAGGCTGGCTtcaacctgcacaaacgaaggcAAAGAGGCCGTAACATCATTGGCCAAAGAGCCATCACTGAGGTTCCTGGCCAACGGGGGGGTAATATTACTCTTTGTGCGGCTATGGGTTTGGAGGGGCTTGTCCACCGGCAGGCTGTCCTTGGGTCTTACAACACCCAACGTCTCCTAATCTTCCTAGAGGAGCTAAAAGATATCCTCCTGGACCGCCAACAACACCATCCTGGGCCCGAACATCCCATTTATGTGATCATTTGGGACAAT AGGAGTTCTTCTCATCGTGGAGATGGAAGGTTTATGACAGACAACCATACACTAGAGAAAACCTCCTAA